A region of the Candidatus Binataceae bacterium genome:
GCAAGAAGCCCTCCGGTCTGCTCCCGTTGGCCCTCCCACTGATCAGGCGAGAAGAAGATCAAGGGATCGAAGCCATTTTTTGCGCGCACCCACCCGCGAGAGCTTGGACCGGCGCCGCCAGAACGGTTTCGCCGCCCGTAATGCCAAAGGTAACGAATGTGGCAAATTTGCAACCATTGCGGCAAAAAACGGGCGCCCAATTGCCACTGATGCCTCCTCGGGCCAGCCGGCGCCTCTTGCCGGCCTTCCTTTGCCGGTCCGGCACGCCGTGGTAGAGATCGCCTACGCCCACTCGGCTTTGCCCAATTTGCTCCCTCAGGAGGCCGCCCATGGCTCGCGTGACCTTGCCCCCAAAAGCTCAGCTCAGCGCCCAACAGCAGCGCCTGTACGACGAGTTCGCCGGCCCGCGCGGCGGCAGCATCCGCGGCCCCTTCGCAATCTGGCTGCACACACCCCCGATCGCCGAGGGCGCTAACAAAATGGCGATGGCGCTGCGGATTAACGGGCAACTGGAAAAACGGCTGTTCGAGTTGGCCGTGCTGCTCGTAATCCGCCGCGGCCTAGCTCAGTTTCCCTGGTTCGTCCATCGCGGCGCAGCCGTGGAAGCCGGTCTGGCGCCCGAGGTGGTCGACGCGATCGAGGCTCGCCGCACGCCGACCTTCGCACGCGAAGACGAACGGGTGATTTATGACCTGGTCAACGAGCTTGTCGAAACCAAAAGCCTGCGCCAAGACAGCTATCAGCGCGGCTTGAACCTCTTGGGCCGTGAGCAGCTGATCGAGCTGGTTACCGTGGTGGGTTACTACACCATGATCACCATGGTGGTGAACAGCTTCGACGTCGATACCCCTGACGGCAGCCGCCCGTTGAGCTAACCCCCGGATAGCTCGGCCTAACGCCCTGGCCAGGGCTGGGAAGTTGCGGTTGGCTGGAGACGACGGGCTTGCCATGCTGGTGGGCAGCACCGGACACCATCACCAGTAGGAGGTAGGGCCGTGGCGGAGACAACGATCAAGGTGGAACAAGGAGCAGCGTGGCTCACCATCACACTGGCACGTCCCGACAAGCACAACGCCATCAACGAGCGCATGCTCGAGGAACTCGACGACACTCTTATGGCGGCCGCCGCCCAACCCGGTCTGCGCGCCCTGCTTTTGCGGGCCGAGGGCAAAAGCTTTTGCGCCGGGATCGATCTCAATCAGGCCCATGTGCTGGAGAGCGCGGCCCCCGGCCAGCGCAACCTTGAAACCGTCTTCCAGCGCTTAGAGCGTTTTCCGCTCCCAACACTCGCCGCGATCAACGGTACCGCCTTGGCCGGTGGCCTGGAACTGGCGCTGCATTGCGATCTGCGTCTGGCCGCGCGCGGCGCCCGCCTGGGGATGACGCTGGCTCGGGTCGGCATCATGCTACCCTTTAGCTTCACCCGCAAGCTGATCGAGGTGTGCGGCGCGCCGGGTGCCGCGCGCCTGCTCTTCACGGCCGAGATTCTCGACAGCGGGCAGGCGCAGGCGATGGGCTTGGTCCACCACGTGGTAGCCGACCAAGAGTTGGAGCAGAGTGCACTGGCCTGGTTGGAAAGCGTGGCGGCCAACGCTCCGCTCTCACTGCGCGCGATGAAAGCCAGCTTGCGCCGCGCCATGAGCGGCGCCTTCCAAGCACCGCACGACGACATCGATCGGCTGATCGAGCAGGTCCAGCACAGCGAGGACGCCCGGGAGGGACCGCGCGCATTTTTGGAAAAGCGCAAACCTAACTGGCAGGGCCGCTGAATTCAGGCGCACCGCCTGCGCCTTCATTGATTCAGCAGGCGCAACGCCAGCGGAGTCACCGCCATCTGAGAGGGCGGTCCGTGCAGCACCGCCTTCACCTCGCGTTCCATGGCCGCACCCGAGCCTCCGATCTGAGCCACAATGAAGGGTACGTAGCTGTCCTGAATACTGGCGCTGCCATGGAAGGACCAATGCCCCTTGGCGGCGAAATAGTAGCGTTTGCTCTGCGGCCGATTGAGCCCCGTGGCGGCGAGCAGAATAATATCGCCGGCGCGATCGCCGTAAGGCCCGGCGCCCAGCCAGCGCATGCGCCGGTTGAGTTCGACCAGGTCGGGTCGCGGATGGTGCTCCAGATAGTCCGGAATCGGCACCAGGCGGCCGCGATCGTAAATCTCAAAAGGGAGTGCATCATGGCCTGCCGCCACTGGCGGGCGCGCAAAGATCAGGTCGATGGCGCCGGCCAGATAGCCATGGCCACGATGGGAAGCGCGATACAGCGCGCGCACCGCTGGCATCACGTCGCGCTCCAGACGAGGCGGCTGGCTCCAATCGCAGCGGGCGCCGGCATCCCGGCAGGTAGCACGGTTGGCCAGGTAGATGTTGGCCATAAAGCCTTGCGAGGCGATCACGGCCTGATAGGTTTGCGCGTCGGCGGCGGGCAGCTTAAGCGTCGGCGGGCGCACGCGAAATCCGCTCGCGGCCAGCACCTGCCAGAGCGAACCGCGAGTGTCCTGCCCCACCCCTAAATCATGGCGCGCGTCGTTGGGCACCGGAGTGTTGCCATGGTCCGCAATCACTATCACGTACGTGTTGGCCGGAGCGCCATCGCGCCGATAGGCGGCTAAAATATGGCCGATCGCCGGATCGGTCACCGTCTCGAGGTAGTTGACCTGCGAGGGCAACGGATTGGGCGAGGCATGAGTGTAGATATCGATTCCGGGAAAATACACGGTCTGCAAAGCTGGAATCCCATGCTGATCCAGCGCCTGCACCGCCTTGCCCACCGATTGCGTATCGATCACTCCGCTGACCGACTGATGGCTGTCCTTGCCATCCATTTCTCCCGCGATAAAGTCCCCGATAAAGTCCACTACCGAAGTGGGCGGCAGAATGGTGTAAACGGTCGCGCCACGATGAACCATCTGCATCGATACGTTGGTGCGCACCGCCAATTGCTCGTACAAGGTCGGCACTTTGAGTTGCTTACCAACCAAGTCATCGATCAGCATCGCGACGAAATCCGCCGAATCGGTCACCGTTATCGGGACCGGTGCGAAAAAACGTAGACTGGAGCGGTCGAACCATTCGTCGCCGGGCAGACCGTTCCACGCGGGCGGTAGGCCGGTGAAAACCGCCGACCAATCGGCCACTGTGCTTGAGGGCATCATGCTTACAGTTTTGGGCACCGAGTAGGCATGAGCGAACAAATCGGCCCCGCGTGGCGGTCCCAGGACCCCCGCCAGGTTGGGCATCTTGCCCGCGCCCAGCGCCGCCATGAGCTGGTCGTGGCCCACCCCATCCAGGGCAAAGATGATCAGGCTGGGCTGACCGGGAGCAGGACGCGGCGGACGCTCCGCCTTGATTTGCTCACCGCCGTTCTTGATCAGCCCGGTCGCCAATTGGCAGGAAACGGCCCCCAGGCCCAAGCTCAGAACAACCACTACTTTCGCGATTAACTTGCACCTGGACCAAGTCAGCCGCATAAAACCTTTTGCACACTCCTCATCGCTGCCAAAGCGGCTTATCAACAGAACGAAAAAGGTGTCGTCAGCACTAAAGGCCAATCCTTGAAGCAAAGCTGGGAAGCAAAGCTGGGGCCACGCTTAAGCGCTGCAATGGCGCCGCTTCGGTACCACGTGCTCGGGCGCGTGAATTGTAACTTTTTCAAGCGGTGGCGGCGAACTGATAGGGCGTATCACTGCGCGCGGGGGACGCCCATTGCCGCGAGAAACTGGGCCAGCGAATCGAAGCGCATATAGGGGTTGGCACGCTTTTCCTCGCCAATAGTGGAACTGGGCTGAGGTGCATAGGCGTGACCGGGATAGACCACGGTGTCGTCGGCCAGGTTGCGCAGGATGTGATTGAGACTGTGATACATCTGGGCCGGATCGGCTCCAGGCAAATCAACCCGCCCGCAGCCGCCGATAAACAGGGTGTCACCGGAGATCAGCTTGCGATCGATCATGAAGCATTGCGAGCCCGGGGTATGCCCGGGAGTGTGGATGAAGGTCAAATTGAGTTCACCCAGCGAGGCAGTGTCGCCGCTCTCCACCGCGACCACGTCGCTGGACGCCAGCCCGGCCAAGCGGCGCACCCAGGGAACTTCGGCCTTGTGCGCATACAGCTTGGCCTTGACCCGGCCAAGGACTTCCACCGCGCCATCGATATGTGTGCCCATGAAATCACCGCCCAGATGGTCGGGATGATAGTGGGTCAGCAAGATGTGGCGCAGCTCATAGCCATCGGCCTGCGCCAAGTCCACCAAGCGTTGAACTTCCCAAGCCGGATCGACGATAGCGGCAACACGGGTCTTTGGATCGCCTATCAGGTAGACATAGTTGGCCATCGGCCCGGCTTCGACCTGGCGGAAATAGATCGGTTGGGGCGTGGCCATCTAATTCTCCCGACCGGACTTGCGAGCCCGGGTATCGATTCGCAAGCCCCGATCCCAGACGAATTCCGCCTCGCCCAAGCGCTTGGCGACCCAACGCGATTGCACGAAGAGATGGTCGCTCAGGCGGTTCAAGTAGATCAGCACCTGCTCGTTGATGCCCTCTTCCGTGTGCTTGAGCGTCCAGCATCTGCGCTCGGCGCGCCGGCAGACCGTGCGGGCCAGATGAAGAAAAGCGTTGAGCTGGCCGCCGCCAGGCAAGGTAAAAGAGGCCAGTTTCTCCAGGCTCTGATTCATGCGATCGATTTCGCGCTCGAGCTGGGTGACCTCCTCGGACCCCATCTGGTGCATCCCGTCGTATTCGCGCCCGGGAGGAGTCGCCAGCTCGCTGCCCAGGTCGAACAGCTCGTTTTGAATGCGCCGCAGCATCTCACCGTACCAGCTCTGCTCCTCACCCAAGCCCGCGCCCCGTTCTATCAATAGTGTGCGCACCACGCCAACCGTGGCGTTGAGCTCATCGACCGTGCCGTAAGCCTCCACCCGCTGGCAGTCCTTGGCCACCCGCACGCCGCCCACCAGCGAGGTCATCCCGCGATCGCCGCCGCGGGTGTAAATCCGGCCAAGCCTAATCGGCATCGTTCAGCCTAAACCGGCCTTAATGCGCATGCTCTGGTAGCCGCACTCATCGACGTCAGTGGACACCGGCAACTCGCTCTCGCGCCAGCCCTTGACCACCACCGCGCCACTGGCGTCGCGCGCCCCCCCGAAGCCACCGCGCACGTTGGCCAAGCGCTGGAAACCGGCTTGCTCAAGTGCTTCGCAGGCCCGCTGCGAGCGGCCGCCGGCCATGCACCCGACGACCAGTTGCTGATCCTTGGACAGAACCTTCTCGGCTACCGCCAGGAACTCGGGATTCGGCTCGGGCTGGCCCGGTCCGCGAAAAATGAATATCGGGATGTTGACCGCGCCGGTGGGATGGCCTTGGGCAAATTCCTCCTCGGTGCGCACGTCAAGGTAAAGCGCCTCGCGATCCTCGGTTAAGATGCGGTAAGCGCGAAAAGGTTCGATCTGTTCGATAGCCATCTTCACTCTCCATTTGATTATGCGAGGTCCTAGCGATACGTCTCCCAAGTAGAATAAATGGAGCGCTCCACGGTTGCGGAAATCGGTACCGGGCAAATCGGGCGGGCCGCCGTGCCAGCAGGACTCGCCCCGCAATTCACTGTTATCTCCCGTTTAGGGTCGAGTCTGGCCAAAGCGTTCGTAACTAATGGTTTCAGCCCGCTTTTTAAGCGGACGACCTTGAGGCGCGCTACTTGGATCGGGGTAACCGATCGGCATGATGGTGAAGATTTTGGCCCCCGGCGGCAGTCCGAGCAATTCGCCGATGCGAGCCTCGTTGTCCACTCCCGGCCGGCAAGTCCCCAACCCCATCGCCCATGCCGCGTTGGCAATATTCTGCACCGCCTGCGCGCAATCCTCGTCACTGAAGCGCCCCTCCAAGGTCTTAAGCACCACGATCGCGGCCGGAACTTCGGCGATAAAGCGACCGTGGGGCGTAAGCGCACCCAACTCGCGCAAGGTCTCGGGCCGGCGCACGATTACGAAGCTCCAGGGCTGGCAGTTCATGGCGCTCATCGCATGGCGCCCCGCCTCGACCAGTTGCTCGAGCTGCTCCAGGCTAACCGGGCGGTTGCTGTACTTGCGCACCACTTTGCGAGTCAAAATCGCTTGCAACGCGTCCATTGATATCCTTTGCGATTAATGTTTGGCGCAACCGCCATGCCGTCGCCGAATGCCCGCTTGGAGGATGGCACGGTCGCGTGTCCACGTTCAGCCGCGCCGGCAAATGGTGAACTGTTCCTCGAACTTCTCCGCCTTCTGTTGGGCGGAAGACAAACGCTGCGTGCGCAAGAAAAATTCCACCAGCTCCTGATGGCCGACCTGACCGCTGGGCCCGATGGCCTCAACCAACTCCTGGATCAGACTAGGAAACCGCTCGCTGGGAATGTAGTAGTGGGCCCAGCCGAAGTTGCAATGGCGCTGGAGGATCTTGGCGAGCGTTTTCTCCAGCGTGGCGCGATTGGCATTGTCCGTCATTCCCATCTGTGCTCCCGCCCGATACGCGGCCGCTTTGCCACACGCCCCTACCTTATCGCTCAAGGCCGCGCTTTTCCAGTGCGTTGCTGCTCTCGGGCTCGGCCCATTGTAGGCGGCGGTAGTCGAACCTTTCGGCCTCGATGAGGTTGAATTTGATCACTTCGAAATAGGGCGACAAGTCGAAATCACGCGGCGTCACCAGCCCCGCTGGCCGACTCTGCAATAACCCGAAGCGGCGCGGGTCAAGCCGGCGCAGAAAACCGCGCGGCCTGACGCTACTGGGCAATTCCAGATATTCGGGCAGGATGGGGTAGCGCACCTTGAGAAAGGCGTTGGCCAGCAGACTGGAACAAATCACCCGGGTCGGCTCGCCGCTACCAAAATCCAGCGCCTGGCGGCGCAGCCGCCGCGGCACCATCGCCACCGGCAAGAAATAGCGTGCCAGGTCGAAGATGTTACGCAGGTCGTAGGTGTCACCGACATGCCCCAACACTTCGTCGAGCACTTGCGCCAGATGGTGGCGGGTCAGGTTGAAGGGACGACAGATGCGGATGTTGAAATCGCGATACTTGACCAGCGGGGCCAAAATCACGCCCTGCTCGACCAGTGCCTCCACCAGCAGATATTCGGCTTCCTCGCCAAAACGTTCCAATAGCACGCCACGTTGCGCGGGATCGCGCCGTAGCACCTCGTCGCCAACATAGAGCGCGGCGTGGGACCAGGAGCTTTGGGTCAGATACTTGACGCATTCGCTGATCCGCTCGTTGCCCTCCACCAGCACGACATCCCCTTTTCGAATGTAACGCTTGAGGTTGGCCAAGTCGTTGGGGATCTTCAGGGTGTAGTTCTTCAGCGGCTTGGTCAGCAGCTTAAGCACCAGCCGCACAAAACTCCGGCGCATTCGCGCCGCCGATTTAAGCCGCAGCGCCATCAGGTCTCCCGACCCAAATATTTTAGTTCAGGAACGCGGCAGTTAACAGCCGGCCGCTTAATGGCAGCGGCCTCGGGCGAGCTGGCGCTCAGCTCTGGTTGGTCTTGAATGACCCTATGATGCCAAAAAACGGTACAGTCAGTTGTGGCTGTTGGGGGTCGTCGGTCTTGATCTGAAGTTGGCCGTGCAATTGCCCGTCCGCCGTGCCCCCGCGCAACGCCAGCGCCAAGCGATATTGCTTACCCGCGGCCAGCGGCTTGGCGCTCACGCTCACCGCCGGATTGGTGCTCGACAGCGCGGTGATCGTCACTGGCCGCGTGCTGTTGTTGACCACCCGCACATAGCGCACCGCGCTTTGCCCGTGCGGCAAAATGCCGAACGACACCTGCGCCGGTTCCACTAGTAAATCGCCCACCACTCGACCGTATACTGGAATTTCGATCGGCTGGTCGTTGGTACTCACCTCGACGGTATCCTCGAACGGGCCCGGAGGCATGTCGCGATTGACCGTCAGCTCCAGCCGCGCCACCACATCGGAGCTCCCTTCTTGACGAGTGACGGCAATGTGCGAGTTGGTGTTGCTCAGCTTGACGATGCTGAATTGGCCGCTCTTACGCAGCCGGCGAATGGCAACCTCGCGCGTAGCCCCAGCCCCCTTACGCAAATCGCCAAAATTGACTTCGTCCGGCACCGCTTCAGCCGCCACCGTGATCGCCCCTTGCATGGTCAGAATCAGGTC
Encoded here:
- a CDS encoding enoyl-CoA hydratase/isomerase family protein, whose translation is MAETTIKVEQGAAWLTITLARPDKHNAINERMLEELDDTLMAAAAQPGLRALLLRAEGKSFCAGIDLNQAHVLESAAPGQRNLETVFQRLERFPLPTLAAINGTALAGGLELALHCDLRLAARGARLGMTLARVGIMLPFSFTRKLIEVCGAPGAARLLFTAEILDSGQAQAMGLVHHVVADQELEQSALAWLESVAANAPLSLRAMKASLRRAMSGAFQAPHDDIDRLIEQVQHSEDAREGPRAFLEKRKPNWQGR
- a CDS encoding nitroreductase family protein, which gives rise to MDALQAILTRKVVRKYSNRPVSLEQLEQLVEAGRHAMSAMNCQPWSFVIVRRPETLRELGALTPHGRFIAEVPAAIVVLKTLEGRFSDEDCAQAVQNIANAAWAMGLGTCRPGVDNEARIGELLGLPPGAKIFTIMPIGYPDPSSAPQGRPLKKRAETISYERFGQTRP
- a CDS encoding cob(I)yrinic acid a,c-diamide adenosyltransferase, with protein sequence MPIRLGRIYTRGGDRGMTSLVGGVRVAKDCQRVEAYGTVDELNATVGVVRTLLIERGAGLGEEQSWYGEMLRRIQNELFDLGSELATPPGREYDGMHQMGSEEVTQLEREIDRMNQSLEKLASFTLPGGGQLNAFLHLARTVCRRAERRCWTLKHTEEGINEQVLIYLNRLSDHLFVQSRWVAKRLGEAEFVWDRGLRIDTRARKSGREN
- a CDS encoding rhodanese-like domain-containing protein, with the translated sequence MAIEQIEPFRAYRILTEDREALYLDVRTEEEFAQGHPTGAVNIPIFIFRGPGQPEPNPEFLAVAEKVLSKDQQLVVGCMAGGRSQRACEALEQAGFQRLANVRGGFGGARDASGAVVVKGWRESELPVSTDVDECGYQSMRIKAGLG
- a CDS encoding MBL fold metallo-hydrolase; translation: MATPQPIYFRQVEAGPMANYVYLIGDPKTRVAAIVDPAWEVQRLVDLAQADGYELRHILLTHYHPDHLGGDFMGTHIDGAVEVLGRVKAKLYAHKAEVPWVRRLAGLASSDVVAVESGDTASLGELNLTFIHTPGHTPGSQCFMIDRKLISGDTLFIGGCGRVDLPGADPAQMYHSLNHILRNLADDTVVYPGHAYAPQPSSTIGEEKRANPYMRFDSLAQFLAAMGVPRAQ
- a CDS encoding YiiX/YebB-like N1pC/P60 family cysteine hydrolase, yielding MALRLKSAARMRRSFVRLVLKLLTKPLKNYTLKIPNDLANLKRYIRKGDVVLVEGNERISECVKYLTQSSWSHAALYVGDEVLRRDPAQRGVLLERFGEEAEYLLVEALVEQGVILAPLVKYRDFNIRICRPFNLTRHHLAQVLDEVLGHVGDTYDLRNIFDLARYFLPVAMVPRRLRRQALDFGSGEPTRVICSSLLANAFLKVRYPILPEYLELPSSVRPRGFLRRLDPRRFGLLQSRPAGLVTPRDFDLSPYFEVIKFNLIEAERFDYRRLQWAEPESSNALEKRGLER
- a CDS encoding alkaline phosphatase family protein — translated: MVVLSLGLGAVSCQLATGLIKNGGEQIKAERPPRPAPGQPSLIIFALDGVGHDQLMAALGAGKMPNLAGVLGPPRGADLFAHAYSVPKTVSMMPSSTVADWSAVFTGLPPAWNGLPGDEWFDRSSLRFFAPVPITVTDSADFVAMLIDDLVGKQLKVPTLYEQLAVRTNVSMQMVHRGATVYTILPPTSVVDFIGDFIAGEMDGKDSHQSVSGVIDTQSVGKAVQALDQHGIPALQTVYFPGIDIYTHASPNPLPSQVNYLETVTDPAIGHILAAYRRDGAPANTYVIVIADHGNTPVPNDARHDLGVGQDTRGSLWQVLAASGFRVRPPTLKLPAADAQTYQAVIASQGFMANIYLANRATCRDAGARCDWSQPPRLERDVMPAVRALYRASHRGHGYLAGAIDLIFARPPVAAGHDALPFEIYDRGRLVPIPDYLEHHPRPDLVELNRRMRWLGAGPYGDRAGDIILLAATGLNRPQSKRYYFAAKGHWSFHGSASIQDSYVPFIVAQIGGSGAAMEREVKAVLHGPPSQMAVTPLALRLLNQ
- a CDS encoding DUF1573 domain-containing protein, which gives rise to MKLFPLLTLIWLLSLMAPQTAGAAGGPAAISGAQPRIEAAQAVYDFGSVPQGPSIAHSFTIKNVGQADLVIGQVQSTCGCTIAALAKKRLRPGESTQILATFDTRHERGKASRQIDVYSNDPRTPDLILTMQGAITVAAEAVPDEVNFGDLRKGAGATREVAIRRLRKSGQFSIVKLSNTNSHIAVTRQEGSSDVVARLELTVNRDMPPGPFEDTVEVSTNDQPIEIPVYGRVVGDLLVEPAQVSFGILPHGQSAVRYVRVVNNSTRPVTITALSSTNPAVSVSAKPLAAGKQYRLALALRGGTADGQLHGQLQIKTDDPQQPQLTVPFFGIIGSFKTNQS